One Nostocoides sp. HKS02 genomic window carries:
- the glmU gene encoding bifunctional UDP-N-acetylglucosamine diphosphorylase/glucosamine-1-phosphate N-acetyltransferase GlmU, with protein MKSSTPKVLHRIGGRTLLGHAIAAGRGVSPEHLAVVVRHGRDLVAAHVADVDPAAVIADQDEVKGTGRATECALEALPRGLDGTILVTCGDIPLLDGATLHGLVAEHVATQSAVTVITAQLEDPTGYGRILRGPAGDVEGIVEQKDATEDQRAITEINSGIYAFDAQVLQQALGKVGTDNAQGEKYLTDVLAIARAAGGRVSAHLIDDLWQTEGVNDRVQLARLGKELNRRITQRWMREGVTIVDPDTTWIDADVTIGRDTTILPGTQLLGATTVGERATIGPDSTLTDTEVGDGAEVKRTEAILAVIGAQASVGPFSYLRAGTELGAQGKIGGFVETKNAKIGPGAKVPHLTYAGDATIGEGANIGAGTIFANYDGVAKHHTTVGRHSFVGSDSVLIAPVTIADGAYVGAGSAVTADVDPGQIAVARGRQRNIDGWVARARPGTKTAEAAEAAAHGAVEAATAATRHTDASTEGQGPA; from the coding sequence ATGAAGTCCTCGACCCCCAAGGTCCTGCACCGGATCGGCGGGCGGACCCTGCTCGGGCACGCGATCGCAGCGGGTCGGGGCGTGAGTCCCGAGCACCTCGCCGTCGTGGTCCGGCACGGGCGCGACCTCGTGGCCGCCCACGTGGCGGACGTCGACCCGGCGGCCGTGATCGCCGACCAGGACGAGGTCAAGGGCACCGGGCGTGCGACCGAGTGCGCGCTCGAGGCCCTGCCGCGCGGGCTGGACGGCACGATCCTGGTCACCTGCGGCGACATCCCCCTGCTCGACGGTGCGACGCTGCACGGGCTCGTCGCGGAGCACGTCGCGACCCAGAGCGCGGTCACGGTCATCACGGCCCAGCTCGAGGACCCCACCGGCTACGGCCGCATCCTGCGCGGACCCGCGGGCGACGTCGAGGGGATCGTCGAGCAGAAGGACGCCACCGAGGACCAGCGAGCGATCACCGAGATCAACTCGGGGATCTACGCGTTCGACGCCCAGGTGCTCCAGCAGGCCCTCGGCAAGGTCGGCACCGACAACGCCCAGGGCGAGAAGTACCTCACGGACGTCCTCGCCATCGCCCGGGCTGCGGGCGGCCGCGTGAGCGCCCACCTCATCGACGACCTGTGGCAGACCGAGGGGGTCAACGACCGGGTGCAGCTGGCCAGGCTCGGCAAGGAGCTCAACCGCCGGATCACGCAGCGCTGGATGCGCGAGGGCGTCACCATCGTCGACCCCGACACCACGTGGATCGACGCCGACGTGACCATCGGGCGCGACACGACGATCCTCCCGGGCACCCAGCTGCTCGGTGCGACCACGGTGGGGGAGCGCGCCACCATCGGGCCCGACAGCACGCTCACCGACACCGAGGTGGGGGACGGCGCCGAGGTCAAGCGCACCGAGGCGATCCTCGCGGTCATCGGGGCGCAGGCCAGCGTCGGCCCGTTCTCCTACCTGCGGGCCGGCACCGAGCTCGGCGCGCAGGGCAAGATCGGTGGCTTCGTCGAGACCAAGAACGCCAAGATCGGCCCCGGCGCGAAGGTGCCGCACCTCACCTATGCCGGCGACGCCACCATCGGTGAGGGCGCCAACATCGGGGCGGGCACGATCTTCGCCAACTACGACGGCGTCGCGAAGCACCACACCACCGTCGGCCGCCACAGCTTCGTCGGCTCCGACTCCGTGCTCATCGCGCCGGTCACCATCGCCGACGGCGCGTACGTCGGCGCGGGGTCGGCCGTCACCGCGGACGTCGACCCGGGGCAGATCGCCGTGGCGCGCGGGCGTCAGCGCAACATCGACGGCTGGGTCGCCCGGGCGCGACCGGGCACGAAGACCGCCGAGGCGGCCGAGGCGGCGGCGCACGGCGCCGTCGAGGCCGCGACAGCCGCCACGCGGCATACCGATGCATCCACCGAAGGGCAGGGCCCAGCGTGA